In Erigeron canadensis isolate Cc75 chromosome 7, C_canadensis_v1, whole genome shotgun sequence, one DNA window encodes the following:
- the LOC122607414 gene encoding perakine reductase-like, protein MGDDNSTFNLPRVKLGNQGLEVSRLGYGCMGLTGAYNIPLPVEEGIKVLKGVYNRGITFFDTADIYGADHANEILVGKVLRELPREKIQLATKFGFFKFDPTKITVKGTPEYARSCCEGSLKRLGVDYIDLYYIHRIDTTVPIEDTMEELKKMVGEGKIKYIGLSEANADTIRRAHAVHPITALQIEYSLWTREIEEELIPLCRELGIGIVPYSPVGRGFFGGKAVRESLPENSVLGSHPRFTGENFTKNKIIYDRVEALAEKHGCTPIQLALAWVLHQGNDVVPIPGTTKIKNLDENIGSLKVKLTKEDVEEIRNAVPVDEVAGCKTSEALLRVSWKFANTPPKTSS, encoded by the exons ATGGGTGATGATAATTCAACATTCAATTTGCCTAGAGTAAAGCTTGGAAATCAGGGCCTTGAG GTATCAAGATTAGGCTATGGCTGCATGGGGCTTACCGGTGCCTATAATATTCCTCTCCCTGTGGAAGAAGGCATCAAAGTGCTCAAGGGAGTTTACAATAGAGGAATTACATTCTTTGATACTGCTGATATATACGGGGCAGACCATGCTAATGAGATACTCGTAGGAAAG GTATTAAGGGAATTACCTAGAGAAAAGATCCAATTGGCCACAAAATTTGGTTTTTTCAAGTTTGACCCCACCAAGATTACAGTTAAAGGAACTCCTGAATATGCCCGTTCGTGCTGTGAAGGTAGCCTAAAGCGGTTGGGTGTGGACTACATTGATCTCTATTACATACATCGAATTGACACTACTGTTCCCATCGAGGACACT ATGGAAGAGCTCAAAAAGATGGTGGGCGAGGGTAAAATAAAGTACATTGGATTATCTGAAGCTAACGCAGACACGATTAGGAGAGCACACGCAGTTCACCCGATTACTGCTTTACAAATAGAATATTCCCTTTGGACTCGGGAGATCGAGGAAGAACTGATTCCACTTTGCAG GGAACTTGGAATAGGCATAGTTCCATATAGTCCCGTGGGACGTGGATTTTTCGGGGGCAAAGCAGTCAGAGAAAGCCTTCCTGAAAATAGTGTGCTG GGATCACATCCTAGGTTTACTGGAGAAAACTTTACCAAGAACAAGATCATTTATGATCGAGTAGAAGCATTGGCAGAAAAACATGGATGTACTCCTATTCAGCTCGCTCTTGCATGGGTTCTCCATCAAGGAAATGATGTAGTACCAATTCCTG GTACGACCAAAATTAAGAATCTTGATGAGAATATTGGTTCACTAAAAGTGAAACTGACAAAAGAAGATGTAGAAGAGATTCGTAATGCAGTGCCTGTTGATGAAGTTGCTGGTTGTAAAACTAGTGAAGCTCTTCTACGTGTCTCGTGGAAATTTGCAAACACACCACCCAAAACCAGCAGCTGA